DNA sequence from the Acidimicrobiia bacterium genome:
CCGCCGTCAGCAGTGCGCGCGAGTTCGGGCTCGAGAACGACCTCGATCGCCTCCCCGGCGAGCTTTCCTACGGTCGACGGCGACAGGTCGGGATCGCACGCGCGATCGCGTCCGCACCTTCGGTCTTGTTGCTCGACGAACCCGCCGCGGGACTCGACGACAACGAGACGAGCGAGCTCGGCGATCTCGTCCAGGGTTTCGCCGATCGGTACGGCATGGCAGTGCTGCTCATCGAGCACAACGTCGATCTCGTGTTGCGGGTGTGCGACCGCATCGTGGTGCTCGACTTCGGGCGCAAGATCGCCGAAGGCACGCCGGCCGAGATCCGCAGCGAGCCGGCCGTCGTCGCCGCGTACCTCGGTGAGGAGGCACCGCCCGCCTGTGCAGTGCCAGCTCACGGTGGCATGACAACGGGCGGTTCGTCATCGTGAGCCAATCGGCGGCGTCGCTCCTCGAATGCCGTGCGCTCGCCGCCGGCTATGGCGCCGTGGCTGTGGTGCGCGACGTCGACCTCCACGTCGATCCGGGTGAAGTCGTGGCACTCATCGGTCCGAACGGCGCGGGGAAGACCACCACGTTGCTGACGATCGCCGGTGAGCTGCCTGCGATCTCAGGCGACGTCGTGTTCCTCGGCGTGCCGACGAAAGCACCGTTGTTCCAGCGCGCTCGGCGCGGAATGGGCTTCGTCACCGAAGAGCGCTCCGTGTTCATGGCGCTGAGCGCCGAGGAAAATCTTCGGCTCGCCGGGGTCACGCGCGCCGACGCGGTCGATGTCTTTCCCGAACTCGAGCCGCTCATGGGACGAACCGCTGGACTGTTGTCGGGCGGGGAACAGCAGATGCTCACGTTGGCTCGCGCGGTCGCGCGCGATCCCAAGCTGCTGCTCGTCGACGAACTCTCGCTTGGTCTCGCGCCGCTTGTGGTGAAGCGATTGCTCCAGACGGTGCGCAGGGTCGCAAGCGAGAACTCGACCGGCATCCTGATGGTGGAGCAGCATGTTCCCCAGGCACTCAACATCGCCGACCGCGTCTACGTCATGCAGCGCGGACGCATCGTGATGAGCGGAACCGCGGAGGAGGTCCGCGGCCGCATCGACGAAGTCGAGGCAACCTATCTCTCGGATCAAAGGGCCCGCGACGACGGGGGGACGTAAGCCGTGCGCGGCGTGGCCGGGCTCGCGCACTTGCGTCGCGCGGATTCAGTGCGCCGTGGGTTCCGCTGAGCGGAAGAATCGGGGCAATGAATCCGAGTCTGACGCCTAATCGTCGAAGAGCGGCGGCCAGGTGCGTTCGCGGAGGGCGCCGGACGCGGTGCGCATCAGGTAGTCGTCGCGCTGGACCCGGCGCCAGAGGTAGCGCACGTAGTCCTCGTCGGCGACCGCGCCCTCGCGCGCGGCGCGGGCAACCTCGCGCCGCGCCTCGCGCAGCGGCTCGACGCTGCGACCCAAGAGCGCCGAGAGGTCCGCGAGCTCGGCGTCCTCGAAGGCGCGTCCCGAGCGGTCGAGCTCCTTCAGGTACTTGACGACGCGCGCGACGCCCTTCGTCCACTGCGACGCGAGACGATCCTCGATGCGCGGCACGATCACCTGCAGATTCTCGAGCATCGCGTCGTAATACGCGTGCCACGGCTCCGGCGGCGGCTCGTCCGGTAGATCGGCCGGCGGGAGCTCGAAGCCCATCGCGTTCGCGAGCGCTTCGATGGTGAGGCGCCGGTGCAGCATCCCGTAGATGATCCCGTTCCCGATGTCGCGATCTACGGGTTGGCCCTCGCGCGGAACCGATCCCATCGCGCCGGCGCCCGCGGAGTTCGACGTGAGACGTGTCTCGGCGAACAGCCGGTAGTACCAGACGCGTTGCGCATCGATGATGTTGCCCGACAGTTCCTCGTACTCGCGCAACCGATCGGGAAAGTGGGTGAACGTGTCCTGCACGGTGCGCAACGAGAGCCAAGCGATGTCGTCCATCGGATCGCCGTAGTGGGCAAGTTCCCAGTCGACGACCGCGGTGACCTTGCCGTTGTCGTACATGAAGTTGCCCGGGCCGGTGTCACCCTGCACGAGTACGGCGGGCGCGTCGTAGTCGGGCACGTTGCGTTCCAGCCAGTCGAGGCTCAGCGCGACGAGCGGGTCGATCTCGCCGCTCGGCGTGGTCGCGCGGCGGCGCATGTTCGCGATCTCGTCGAACGCGTGCTCGCGCACCGGCTTGATCGGACCGAAGCTGGGGAGAGCAAGCTCGCGCGCATCGAGCCGGTGCAGCGCGGCGAGATTACGGATGAAGTCCTGTGCGACGCGCACCTGCTCGTCGGGATCCTGGATGCGATAGAACCAGTTCTCACCCGAGAT
Encoded proteins:
- a CDS encoding ABC transporter ATP-binding protein — translated: MSQSAASLLECRALAAGYGAVAVVRDVDLHVDPGEVVALIGPNGAGKTTTLLTIAGELPAISGDVVFLGVPTKAPLFQRARRGMGFVTEERSVFMALSAEENLRLAGVTRADAVDVFPELEPLMGRTAGLLSGGEQQMLTLARAVARDPKLLLVDELSLGLAPLVVKRLLQTVRRVASENSTGILMVEQHVPQALNIADRVYVMQRGRIVMSGTAEEVRGRIDEVEATYLSDQRARDDGGT
- a CDS encoding phosphotransferase family protein gives rise to the protein MAEPALALPDDIVSWIEDETGGRVTATNRVPGGASREAWFVDVDRNGVAEPLFLRYSRATRSADTAFLPLRVEAEVFMALQDTDVTVPRTLAVHPVHEAMLSERISGENWFYRIQDPDEQVRVAQDFIRNLAALHRLDARELALPSFGPIKPVREHAFDEIANMRRRATTPSGEIDPLVALSLDWLERNVPDYDAPAVLVQGDTGPGNFMYDNGKVTAVVDWELAHYGDPMDDIAWLSLRTVQDTFTHFPDRLREYEELSGNIIDAQRVWYYRLFAETRLTSNSAGAGAMGSVPREGQPVDRDIGNGIIYGMLHRRLTIEALANAMGFELPPADLPDEPPPEPWHAYYDAMLENLQVIVPRIEDRLASQWTKGVARVVKYLKELDRSGRAFEDAELADLSALLGRSVEPLREARREVARAAREGAVADEDYVRYLWRRVQRDDYLMRTASGALRERTWPPLFDD